TAACGTGACAAGCCGTTCCTTGACATAGCAAAATAAGATTTTTACCGACTGGATTCATTCTAAACTGCGTGTAAAAAGTTGCCACTCCGTAAAGCTTGGCTTCTTTCATACCGGTTTTTTGAGCAATATATGTAAGTGACTCTGACGGAATATAACCATATTCTTCCTGAACACCTTGAAGTATTGTTATAGTCGCGCCTTTAATCTTACCATATTTCTCGATAATCGGATCTATAAGGCTTAGATCCACTAGCTCACGTACTTCTTCTACCTTATTGCTGCAATTGCATGCCATATCGACACCTCACTTACTATAAATTAAATACGGTATATCTAGCTTTAGTATATCATATTTAACCATGATTGCTATATAGAATTTCTATAGGAAAATTAAAATTTAAGTTAAGTTATTTAAGTGATTATAATTATCATTGTATACAATACACAGCATAAAAAAAGGACTCAAATGAGTCCTTTTTTTATTTTAATAGTATGTTACATTAAACCATCGTTCAGCATATATGATAGCACATATAAACTTTCTGATAAATTTACTTCTTCTACCTTGATATTCTCTGGCACAGTGATGTCCATAGGTGCAAAATTCCAAATACCTTTGATGCCGTACTCGATTAATTTGTTGGCAGATTCTTGAGCTTTTTCTTTAGGAGTACAAATCACTGCTATAGTGATGTCTTCCTTCTTAATAAACTCTTCCATTTTTTCTACATCCATTACTTCTAGGTCTTGGATTTTGATTCCTACTAATCTAGGGTTGATGTCAAATAAGGCTTTTACTTTAAAGCCAGATCTTCTAAAGCCACTGTAATTAGCAAGAGCCTGTCCTAAGTTTCCTGCTCCTAAAATTATTGTGTTGTAAGATTTATCAAGTCCCAAAATTTTGCTTAGCTCATTATATAGCTCTTCTACATTGTAGCCGTATCCTTGTTGTCCAAAACCTCCAAAGTTATTAAGATCTTGCCTGATTTGCGAAGCTGTAAACCCTATAATTTCACTAAGCTCCTTAGATGAAATTCTGTACACTTCCTTATCCAAAAGATCAGCCAAATATCTGTGATATTTAGGCAGTCTCCTAATAACAGCCATTGATACTTTTTTAGACATTTATTTTT
This is a stretch of genomic DNA from Acetoanaerobium sticklandii. It encodes these proteins:
- the nuoE gene encoding NADH-quinone oxidoreductase subunit NuoE, whose product is MACNCSNKVEEVRELVDLSLIDPIIEKYGKIKGATITILQGVQEEYGYIPSESLTYIAQKTGMKEAKLYGVATFYTQFRMNPVGKNLILLCQGTACHVNGASTIEKAICEELGITEGETTLDKIFTFTNVACLGCCSLAPVMMINGETYAKLTPEKTVEVLRNLRKEAQSEMEGK
- a CDS encoding redox-sensing transcriptional repressor Rex; the protein is MSKKVSMAVIRRLPKYHRYLADLLDKEVYRISSKELSEIIGFTASQIRQDLNNFGGFGQQGYGYNVEELYNELSKILGLDKSYNTIILGAGNLGQALANYSGFRRSGFKVKALFDINPRLVGIKIQDLEVMDVEKMEEFIKKEDITIAVICTPKEKAQESANKLIEYGIKGIWNFAPMDITVPENIKVEEVNLSESLYVLSYMLNDGLM